The Paenibacillus sophorae genome has a segment encoding these proteins:
- a CDS encoding S1 domain-containing RNA-binding protein — translation MAIEVGTKLEGKVTGITHFGAFVDLSGGVTGLVHISEIADNYVKDVNDHLKINDVVTVKVINVDKDGKIGLSIKQAVDKPASEVRPPRAPRPDRPSGGDRFGGGGGGGGYNRERGGRPFKPAAGKPSFEDKMSRFLKDSEERISSLKKNTEGKRGGRGAKRV, via the coding sequence ATGGCAATTGAAGTGGGCACCAAGTTAGAGGGCAAGGTGACAGGCATTACGCATTTTGGAGCGTTTGTAGATCTGTCAGGAGGTGTCACAGGTCTCGTTCACATCTCGGAAATCGCCGATAATTACGTCAAGGATGTCAACGATCATCTGAAGATTAATGACGTGGTAACTGTTAAGGTGATCAATGTCGACAAGGACGGCAAGATCGGACTTTCCATCAAGCAAGCTGTCGACAAGCCGGCATCGGAAGTTCGTCCGCCAAGAGCCCCAAGACCGGATCGTCCAAGCGGTGGAGACCGTTTCGGCGGCGGTGGTGGTGGCGGAGGCTACAATCGTGAACGGGGAGGGCGTCCATTCAAGCCTGCAGCCGGTAAACCTTCATTTGAGGATAAAATGTCACGCTTCCTTAAAGACAGCGAAGAACGTATCTCTTCTCTCAAGAAGAATACGGAAGGCAAGCGCGGCGGCCGTGGAGCCAAACGCGTATAA
- the spoIIE gene encoding stage II sporulation protein E: protein MGKSNVVNFPEWTRVEDGAEEEKAPWGERFKAWGKRQRILRMLDTRKWMLLLSCMGFLLGRAMILDELSPFAAAFFAIIVFMRKDCTLPVGAAILAGSLYTPFPGVLMITAELIVFILLYKGMEAFQRIDLAYAPVMVFVSSFMVGLFQTIIGPSLSWYPLMMTTLNALLSFVLTLVFLQALPVLTYKQKSRVLRNEEILCLIIMLASIMTGLVGWKVGGLSLEHILSRYLILLFAMAGGAPLGAAVGVVTGLILSLADIGAIYQMSLLAFSGMLAGMLQGGRKGAVALGMLLGSSILSVYFSGPGDMMTSTWETCAAVVLFLATPRGIIKAIAKYVPGTTDHSRSQHEYARRVRDITADRVTQFSQVFRQLSTSFGQIPSASEAGKSNREMEHFMNAVTEETCSNCIRRSHCWDSKFYQTYKYMTDMMTAVEENPDIRASRLPAEWARICGKTDEVLEVMRSQYYLYEHDMRWKRQIYDSRKFVAEQLSGVSQVMEDLAREIKREGQALYRQEAQIREALEKLGLSIHGIDIVSLDPGHVEIEVVHAYNRGFDECRKMIAPMLSDILGENIAVKSETAMHSRDGLSTVTFGSAKAYEVSTGVAGAAKGGDMMSGDSFSTVELGNGTFAVSISDGMGNGERARMESSAALGMLEKLLQSGMDEKLAVKSVNSILLLRSPEEFYATVDMALIDQYSAQTTFMKIASAPSFIKRGSEVIPITASNLPIGIIQDIEVEFVTMQMQAGDILIMMTDGIYDAPGYAVNKEIWMKRMIQELETSDPQEIADSLLEKVIRYQGNEIHDDMTIVVSRVDHFQPEWSTLHVPGLSRMERPRTVS from the coding sequence ATGGGTAAAAGCAATGTGGTGAATTTTCCGGAGTGGACAAGAGTGGAAGATGGCGCTGAGGAAGAGAAGGCACCATGGGGAGAGCGGTTCAAGGCCTGGGGGAAGCGTCAGCGTATTCTTCGTATGCTGGATACGAGAAAATGGATGCTGCTGCTGAGCTGCATGGGTTTTCTGCTGGGAAGAGCGATGATATTGGACGAGCTGTCTCCGTTTGCCGCCGCTTTTTTCGCCATTATTGTTTTTATGCGCAAAGATTGCACCCTTCCGGTCGGAGCGGCGATTCTTGCGGGCAGCCTGTATACTCCGTTCCCCGGCGTACTGATGATTACGGCCGAACTAATCGTCTTTATTCTTCTCTATAAAGGGATGGAGGCCTTCCAGCGAATCGATCTGGCCTATGCGCCGGTCATGGTGTTCGTCTCCTCTTTTATGGTCGGGCTCTTTCAGACGATTATCGGTCCATCGCTCTCCTGGTATCCGCTAATGATGACAACGCTGAATGCTCTGCTCTCTTTTGTGCTGACGCTCGTCTTCCTGCAGGCTCTGCCCGTGCTTACCTATAAACAAAAAAGCCGCGTACTGCGAAATGAGGAGATATTATGTCTTATCATTATGCTGGCTTCCATTATGACCGGTCTGGTAGGCTGGAAAGTAGGCGGGCTATCGCTGGAACATATTCTGTCGCGCTACCTGATTCTGCTGTTCGCCATGGCGGGCGGGGCTCCCCTGGGAGCGGCGGTCGGAGTCGTGACGGGCCTGATTCTCAGTCTGGCCGACATTGGAGCGATCTATCAGATGAGTCTGCTCGCGTTCTCCGGCATGCTGGCGGGCATGCTCCAGGGCGGGCGTAAAGGCGCGGTTGCTCTCGGTATGCTGCTCGGCTCCAGTATTCTGTCCGTCTATTTCAGCGGGCCGGGTGATATGATGACCTCTACTTGGGAGACCTGCGCGGCAGTGGTGCTGTTCCTTGCAACCCCTCGCGGCATCATTAAGGCTATTGCCAAATATGTGCCCGGCACGACGGATCACAGCCGTTCCCAGCATGAGTATGCGCGGAGAGTGCGCGACATTACCGCAGATCGGGTGACCCAGTTCTCCCAGGTGTTCCGGCAGCTCTCCACCAGCTTCGGACAGATTCCGTCCGCAAGCGAAGCGGGCAAATCGAACCGGGAAATGGAGCATTTTATGAATGCGGTCACAGAGGAGACCTGCTCGAACTGCATCCGCCGCTCCCACTGCTGGGATTCGAAGTTCTACCAGACTTATAAATACATGACTGATATGATGACCGCCGTCGAGGAGAATCCGGACATCCGGGCGTCGAGGCTGCCTGCGGAGTGGGCCCGGATCTGCGGCAAGACGGATGAAGTACTCGAAGTAATGCGAAGCCAATATTATCTTTACGAGCATGATATGCGCTGGAAGCGGCAAATATACGACAGCCGCAAATTTGTGGCCGAGCAGCTCTCCGGCGTATCGCAGGTTATGGAGGATCTGGCAAGGGAGATCAAACGCGAAGGGCAGGCGCTCTACCGGCAGGAAGCGCAAATTCGCGAAGCGCTGGAAAAGCTCGGCCTGTCTATCCACGGCATCGATATTGTCAGCCTCGATCCCGGACACGTGGAAATCGAAGTCGTTCACGCTTACAACCGTGGCTTTGACGAATGCCGCAAAATGATCGCCCCCATGCTGTCCGACATATTGGGAGAAAATATTGCGGTGAAGAGCGAGACGGCGATGCACAGCCGCGACGGACTGTCGACCGTTACCTTCGGCTCAGCGAAGGCTTATGAAGTCAGCACGGGCGTGGCCGGCGCGGCCAAAGGCGGAGACATGATGTCGGGGGACAGCTTCAGTACGGTAGAGCTGGGCAACGGAACATTTGCGGTTTCGATCAGTGATGGAATGGGCAACGGGGAGCGGGCCCGGATGGAGAGCAGCGCGGCGCTTGGTATGCTGGAGAAGCTGCTGCAATCCGGCATGGATGAGAAGCTGGCAGTGAAGTCCGTGAATTCGATTCTGCTGCTGCGCTCGCCTGAGGAATTCTACGCTACCGTGGACATGGCGCTGATTGACCAATACTCGGCGCAGACCACCTTTATGAAGATTGCCTCGGCCCCCAGCTTTATCAAGCGGGGAAGCGAGGTCATACCGATCACGGCAAGTAACCTGCCGATCGGCATTATTCAGGATATCGAGGTCGAATTCGTAACGATGCAGATGCAGGCGGGCGATATTCTGATCATGATGACCGACGGTATTTACGATGCGCCCGGCTATGCCGTCAACAAGGAAATATGGATGAAGCGGATGATCCAGGAGCTGGAAACCAGCGATCCGCAGGAGATTGCAGACAGTCTCTTGGAGAAGGTCATCCGTTACCAAGGCAATGAGATTCATGACGACATGACCATTGTGGTCAGCCGTGTCGATCACTTTCAGCCGGAATGGTCCACGCTGCATGTGCCGGGACTCTCCCGGATGGAACGGCCGCGCACGGTGAGCTGA
- a CDS encoding vWA domain-containing protein has protein sequence MKQILLITDGCSNVGESPVMAAAHARQDGITVNVIGVIDYGTIGELGSREIDDIAKAGGGLSRIVGTPQLAQTMQMMTRKTVVQTIQQAVNKEVKKILGEGSLEDLPPAKRSQVVTVVDELSETTPLRLALLIDASASMKPKLAAVEDAIRDLALSLEAREGSSEISVFHFPGSSSEPAVLDMDWSRNVSDIRTLFGKIRMKGATPTGPAIFKVLEHFGYDTLNEHQGRMAAYSDEGEGMPGGYVV, from the coding sequence ATGAAGCAAATTTTGCTCATAACGGACGGATGCTCCAATGTAGGAGAAAGCCCGGTAATGGCGGCGGCGCACGCCCGTCAGGATGGGATAACGGTGAATGTGATCGGGGTCATCGACTATGGGACGATCGGTGAGCTGGGGAGCAGGGAGATCGATGACATCGCCAAAGCGGGCGGCGGACTCAGCCGGATCGTCGGCACGCCGCAGCTGGCGCAGACCATGCAGATGATGACCCGTAAGACGGTGGTTCAGACGATTCAGCAGGCGGTTAATAAGGAGGTAAAAAAAATTCTGGGCGAAGGCTCCCTGGAGGATCTGCCACCGGCCAAACGCTCGCAGGTCGTAACGGTGGTGGATGAACTCAGCGAGACAACTCCGCTGCGCCTGGCGCTTCTGATCGACGCCAGCGCAAGCATGAAGCCGAAGCTCGCGGCGGTGGAGGATGCGATCCGTGATCTGGCGCTCAGCCTTGAAGCGCGGGAGGGCAGCAGCGAAATTTCCGTGTTCCATTTTCCGGGCTCATCCAGTGAGCCGGCCGTGCTTGATATGGATTGGAGCAGAAATGTGTCAGACATCCGTACGCTGTTCGGCAAAATCCGAATGAAGGGGGCGACGCCGACAGGTCCGGCGATTTTCAAGGTGCTTGAACATTTCGGGTATGATACACTAAATGAACATCAAGGCCGCATGGCGGCTTATTCAGATGAAGGAGAAGGGATGCCTGGTGGGTACGTCGTCTAA